The DNA region ATGCTAACTTATATaactgtaattcgtcaattccTGTACATATATGCTCACAAGAGCTGTGAATAAGtatgcttacacgagctgtgaaaatggacctgctcacatgagttgtgggtcagaacatagctaagcaatgctgctcacatgagctgtggagtatccacaacacatgccggacctCAACCATTGGTAGGgcgttcaagaccagcacccgaatcatgtaaaccctaatgacatgtcatttgtatcctatgaattcctaaggtttaaacagGGCTTTGTAGTCTACGTAACATCGTTGGATATGTGACAAATTTATAGATAACAGTCCATGATCCATAGGTATTTCAAAATGAGACATAGAAATGAAatataattacacaaacttactgtaacaccctaactcgtatccgtctccgaaatagggttacggagtattactggaGCTTTCAAAACATTTACGAATAATTCAAATTAGTTACTATTTATTTACCGAAATTATTGATaacatcccttaaatggaccctcgaggcccaatacgagtattagaatcgagtcgaGACTTAATCGAGAACTccaagaatttttcgcgaaatataaaaaaatgtccTAGTTACAGGgcttacatgcccgtgtggtccaagggataggcctgtgtgaccctaggacacacCCGTGCTGCAGGCCGTGTTCGAAATTCGATAGCTCTCTAACTTGTGCCACACGACTAGCCACACACCTATATGCTAaaccgtgtggttaattaaattttttgaaattaggtgcaagtctcacacggccaagagacatgcctgtgcagcacacacggttgagacacacacccgtgtctctgcctgtgtgctcaattcaaAGTATTTTGTTTCTCGAatttaagatacaggggacaaACGACCTAACCACGCGtccatgtaccaggccgtgtgtcacacacggtttagacacacgcccgtatgtctgcttgtgtggacaaaataaagtcatttctagctttatttctcacccaaaattttaccaatatcctgcaccaaaaatttcatccaaataccaaccaattcaagcattgaTTTCAAGCAATTTATAACGTCTAATATGTTATAACATTGCATCCATACATGTTTAAATTCTTACATTGGTTTAACCTAAACATTAAACACCATTTAGTCATTCTTACTTAACACATAAGTGTTTATCATGACATTATGCTTAATaagtaccaaaacataccattactagccattccaatagctagacTACAAATAACATATTCAAGCTATCTATGGcaaatttagcctatacatgccattataccaaaataagtttgctatttataccaaaataagcttgTGAATactgtgatgatgctccaaccgttcaccaaccttcacgagctttcgagaactataaaacaaagaaaataaaacctagtaagcattatatgcttagtaagttcgtataacaggaattaaacttaccaatctcatttAATAAATCTGAGCATACAATAACATGTTTTCCaccaacttggcaaaattgcctaaacacattcATTCAATAAACAAGTTAGTGGCATAATTCTCATAAACATCAAGTAATCATAGATGAGCCCATCATGCTatatcatttcaaaacattatttattttgtctcataattctcataacatcgtctcataattctcatattttttcaaaacattattcatttagtcagtacaattttgagcttctcaaagctctcttgctgctcATCAGTCCAATTAAACGGCACACCCTTTTGTAACAGCTTAACCAAGGGTGCTGCAATCAATGAGAAACCCTCTACAAATCGCTtataataccctgccagaccCAGAAAATTACgaatctcagatacagtcttaggctgcttccaatccaagaCAGCCTCAATCTTTTGAAGATCGactctaatcccctcagcagaaaacACGTCCCAGAAATATTACTTCatgcaaccagaactcacatttactgaacttggcgtacagttaTTTCTCTTGCAGAACCTATAGAACCGCTCTGAGATGTTCATCGTTCTCATCCTCAGTCTTCGAATACACcagtatgtcgtcaataaataccaccacgaaccgatccaaatagggctggaacactcagttcatcagatccatgaaagttGCTGGTGCATTCGCTAGTCCAAATGGAtccactaggaactcgtaatgaccgtatcaGGTCTTAAATGTTGTCTTGTGTACATTAgtctccttaacccttaactgatgatatattgatcgaagatcaatcttagagaaaatcaaAGCCCCTCGAAACTAGTCAAACAggtcatctatcctcggtaagggatacttattcttgattgtcaacttACTCAATTGTCGACAGTCaatacacatacgcatggatccatccttctttttcatgaacaaAACTGCTTCCCATGGAGACATAGTATGAAGGATGAACCCACGCCCCAGTAACTCTTggatctgagccttaagctccaaagCTCTTTCAGTGTCATTCTATAGGGAGCAATGGGCACCGGAGTTGTACCAGGAAGGAGTTCAATCTCGAACTCTACTTTACGATTCGAAGGTAATCCAagtagctcttcaggaaaaacatttgGGAAGTCCTTAACCGTCTTGATATCCTTAACCGAAGAATCCCCAGCATCTGAAAAACTGATGTAGGCCAGAtttgcctcacatcccttacgaaccaaaTTTTCTGCCCTCAATACAGAAATCATGTTTGATAAGTAGTTTCGACATTCCCTAATTACGGCTACCTCACTATCCTCCTCAGTTCTCAGTACAaccctttttgtggcacaatctaAGCTTACTCGGTGTTTAACCAACAAATATATTCCCAGTATCAGATCAGCCAGAAAGATAGCCCCTTGAACTTCTAGAGGAACATCTCTAAACAACTTATTTAGGCTTACTGATTGTCCTAGCGGACTCAGTACAGTCATCTCGCTCACAGTGCTCTCAACCAAGATACCCAAGTTCTCGGACACAGTATAGGCTAAATGGGAatgagtggatcctatatctatcagtgcagtataaggtacattataaataaagaatgtACCTAAGATAACATccggagcatctccatcctctcgacAACATGCAGCATATATTAGAGCCGTTTGCCTTGCCTCAGtatgtccagcacctctgcccggtgctctctgaCCACGGCCCAACCCATTACCACCTTTGGtctgaccacggcctctcggtggctgctaaACTGCTCTTGGTGGTGGTGCAGTACCAACTTCAGGAGTTTGCATCTAACAGGACCTCTGCGGACACTTTCTAATATGGTGCTCTAATGATCTGCACCTCAAACAAGCCCTAGTTCTTT from Gossypium hirsutum isolate 1008001.06 chromosome A04, Gossypium_hirsutum_v2.1, whole genome shotgun sequence includes:
- the LOC107947846 gene encoding uncharacterized protein, whose amino-acid sequence is MVATGYERCVRFEDGLKDNLRVLIAPQRERDFAALVDKAKIIEEVKRAERQNQERCRSKREPEPSSFIQRPKKKAKVDGPIRVKVLIAATRQPQCTDYGRRHQGECWKRTRACLRCRSLEHHIRKCPQRSYIGSTHSHLAYTVSENLGILVESTVSEMTVLSPLGQSVSLNKLFRDVPLEVQGAIFLADLILGIYLLVKHRVSLDCATKRVVLRTEEDSEVAVIRECRNYLSNMISVLRAENLVRKGCEANLAYISFSDAGDSSVKDIKTVKDFPNVFPEELLGLPSNRKVEFEIELLPGTTPVPIAPYRMTLKELWSLRLRSKSYWGVGSSFILCLHGKQFCS